A window of Rosa rugosa chromosome 7, drRosRugo1.1, whole genome shotgun sequence genomic DNA:
cttcaatcaagaatagaaaatatttcatgtaattcagtcaatagatttgcacatacacTTGATCAATAGATTTgtataacacatgtatatgaattaaaCCTTTTTTGGGTTCCtgtaaattttaaaaatataatgtgaaaaataaatattcatatgattatatatagaggagtgaaatttgcactccccaaaTTGTAAACCAtacttttgatcaaaaaaaaaaaaaaattgtaaaccATACTCCCtctatattttttaatattttcttcaTCTTTGTGGCAGTGATTTTTCAATATTACCCTTAAAGTTATTTATACTATTTGGTTAACCAATGTTCCTCCCCAGAAAGCAGAAATCCATTTTGGCTGAGACCCGAGATTTGCAGAAGCCCTTGCTCGCCGCATTTATAGAATCTAACTGATGATTCTCTCGATTCTTCCATACATGATCTTGCCCTTATTCCATACTTGAACCAAACACATTTACAGTTAAGAAACCAATAACAGATCAAACCGAAGACTATCAGTTACTGAATTCATTAAAACTCTAATTTTGAAAAAGCTTCTCATCCCTCTTTCTGGAACTCCCTGAATCCTTATTGTTGATATAAAATCTAATGGGTCTAATCTCAAATCCAGTGATGTAATACCCTCTGCGCAATTCAGATTCTTTCTTCTAAAAAGAGCTCAATTTATTGAAATAATACAAATAAACAAAACTAAAGTAGAGATCTACAGAACCCAGGAAAAATTGCAGTACCTTTGATCGAGGCAATGGAGTAACGATTACCCTTAATAGGAGTTGAAGAGACATTAGGTACCAATGCCATCTTGTTCTTCTTGCTTTTCCACTTCTTGTTCTTCAATGCACTCAAGTTAAGATTAAACCCAGCAGTACACATCTTCTTCTTAACACCAGAACCCACTTTCTTGATGCTGCTACTTTGATTGTTGGACTCCAACTCCACTTGATCAAATGTGAGCTTTCTCGGGGTCATGAAATCCATGCTTGGGTGGCACACATGGCCTCTGATCGCCACCTCGGCTTGGCAACTGGTGAGTCCAAAAAAGAATCCATCTCATTTAGAGGTAGAATTAGAGATTAGGAATTGAGATATTATGTTCTCTATGGAGAAGATGCAGATGGGGAGAGAAGTAGAAACATCAATGAAAGAAAGAGGTAGATGAGAGAGTGAGTCAGAATTCTAAGGGTAGAATGGGAAAGACATGGAAGGAAAATTATAAAAGTACAAAATATAGAAGGTAGGATTGTGGTTTACAATTTGAgaagtgcaaatttcactctccttatatatattcttttattaatttttttcttctctttatgcaGCGAGGGTTTACCCGTTatatttgagtttattattttttgtttgaaatagctggaatttttttttacctcttaatttagacatccgtatttttcaaattcaatttattaatgctatttttttggatgaaattaatcaatatttagaaagaaaagttaatgtcTATTTCTTGACTATATtgatgctatttggaaagaaaaattataggaaagaatctacttaaatgaagaaaaatatttgtcaaagaatttgtagacatatctcttaaattaattaatacataattaatagctgatcttttttttttcgtcacctaatttaatttattaatgtaattgattcaccctCTAACATCTAGAAAGAAATTATATAAAAGtgtaaagttggtgttgcaatagtatgatatGCCAAGATTTATTATgcggaattgaaaataaaatttgtatttgcttacatggcaTAACACTTAcaatttgaggccacaaatcttaggcctcattgaggccctatatcatttGCCCATATAAAAATCGATATTTTAATCTTTAGTTATACGCGGGTGGATGACATTTTTTTGGCAAATAGTAATACGAACACATCTAGACCCAACAACTTTTGTTAATAGTTTTTAATATAAAAGGCCTTGATAAAACATTTTGGAGATAGATCAGGATGTCTATTGAGATGCAGAAATACTCTAGTAGACATTCCCATGTCTACAGGTGACAAACTCAATAAGAAGAAAGTTGCTAGTTATAATGTAATTAAACTAGTAACTATGCCACGTCTTATGATAGGTACatgattgattttgattgagaAGTGATCAAATTATTCCACTGATATCTGTAAAGGGTATGATATGATGAAATGTTCTGCACACGATTAATTACACTGTTACAGTCGACAGTGAAACCGCATTATTGAACTTGAAATTTTTTGACCTAGTTACTGCCTTACTGGCTTTGATTCGTTCCGTACGATAACCAAACAGAAAAACTACCACCGAGCAGATCCGAGTGAAGACAAAGCCAACAGAACCACCAGCATGCTACACTTGATGCAGGACAAATAAAAAAGACACTACATAGGGATCTAAGAAAGAGCAATATCAGGTTGATGGAAATGGCTAAACCTGACCGAAGGAACACAAACCAGAGATTTAGCCCTAGGAAGTGATATCCCAGGTCCTTCTTCCATCCCCACCGTACCATCAATTCCAGCAGCTCCATCCTCAACCTTCCAATCAAAGCACTGAATTACAGCTGCTAGTGTTGCATGAACAACCTGAAGAGCCAAACTTGTTCCAGGGCAACTTCTTCTTCCACTCCCAAACGGCAGAAACTGGAAGCTCTGGCCTCTCACATCCAGTGTGCTCTTCCAAAACCTCTCCGGCACGAACTCGAGCGGGTCCTTCCAGTGCTTTGGGTCCCTATTGATGGCCCAAACGTTGACAAAGAGTCTGGTCTTCTCCGGAATATCATAGCCGTTGATGGTGCAATGTTCAGTGCTCTCTCTCGCGATCATTGGGCCTGTTGGGTGAAGCCTCAGTGTTTCTTTTACTATGGCTTGGAGATAGGGAAGATTGACGATATCAGATTCTTTTACTAATCTGTTGGTTCCCACTATGGAATCAATTTCTTCTCTTGCTTTTGCCATCACGTTTGGGCGGTTGATTAGCTCCGATAGTGCCCATTCTATTGTTACCGATGATGTATCAGTCCCAGCACCGAACATATTCTGCAAGATTAGAATAACATATTAGGTTTCTTAAAAAAAGCTTTAAAAAATTATCTGAAAATAATGAACGTGCAAGTAAAAGACTGCCTAGCTACCATGATAAAGCCCTTTATGTTCTCTCTTGTCAATTTGATCTCTGAGCTTTGGTCTTCATATATATCAAGCAGAatatcaagcaaattcactgggTTATCACATTTAGATGGAtcattcttcctcttccttcttGACTCCTCATGCTCCTCCATAATCTTTCCCATCATTTTGTCATATCTGTTACGCACATCTTTAAGCCTTTTTCCATATCCTTGCAAGTCCAAATTCTTGCAGAACCAAAACATATCCGAGAAATTGAACCTCCCGGCAAGCTCACACATCTCTTCCAGCACTTCCCTCACCTCGTAtgcttcttcatcatcatccgaACACCTTCGATTAAATGTCATCCGCGAGATGATGTTATTTGTTAACCGTACAAGCTCTCCTCCAACATCTACTTGTTCTCCCTTGTCAGCTTTCTTAACCATGAAATGTAAGAATCGCTCTATCTCTTCGTGCCTAATTGGTAGATTTTGGTCTAAGATTCGGCCTCCAAGCAGCTCAGACATGCAAAGCTTTTTCATAAATTTCCAGTAAGGTCCATAAGGTGCCATGACAAAGTCGGCTGAGCCATAAGTAAGGTAGTCTACGTTGGTCATTTTGGGACGGTTCAAGAAGGACATTTCATGGGTTTTTAGGCATTCTCTGGCCATTTCTGGTGAGGAAACGACGACACAGGGTTTGGAGCCAAAGTAGAGTTGAATTAGGGGTCCGTGTCGGGATGAGAGCTTGTGAAGAGCTTGGTGAGGGATTCGGCCAAGGAGGTGAAGATGTCCGATGATGGGAAGGGCCCGTGGACTCGGAGGCAGACGATGGTGAGTTCGAGATTTGGTGAAGATGGTTCGGAAAAAGATGAAAGGGACTAACCATATGAGGAGAAGAACAAGGTACTCATGGAAATTCGCCATAATGGTTGAATGGAAAAGAGTGTCTATAAAGGAGTTTGAATAAGATGACTAAATTTATAAGGATTGAAATATATGCTTGTTGGATTAGGTCGATCGGATTTATAGACAGGTCCAGTAGAACATGACATGCATGAAGATGAAAATGCCATTTGAGACAAGCTATGAtactgtgatgtttatcatacactgattttacatctatttgaacaaaaattacaatttatatgaatcaaaattacaatattgagaACAAAGTTACTGCATTcgtttacactatttacatgtagttaaacaaaaattgcaatattgacaacaaatttgttcaaaaatttGTAATAAGGTCGTAGGTGGTGTAATTATCATtaatagaactaagattacacaaaataggatTCAAgttaccacaatgacaacaaatttgttgtcacatttgtAAATGTGAGTATGACATACTAGTATGTACTATAGAACTTTCCCTTAAAGCAAGGTTCTCAAACTCAAGGAAAGCACGGCTCTTAGGTAGTAAACAATTGGGAAATCAAAGTCACCAACAAATTGTGATTTTCCatcatatttaaaaaaaaaaaatacagaggTTGATATGCAACAAACATCTTACATATCTCTCTTTATCCATCATTGTCCTTCCCACAATTATTTCTAACCAGAGTCAAATTATGCATAAGCTTAGTGGTTGGATACTTGTATCTTAGCCAATGGTCCCTAGCTTGTAAATTATACATATGAAAGCCGTACATATAATGCAATTTAGAATAAAAGGTTTTATTTTGTGGTCCTTTTTTTGGATACTGATTAGTTTGGTCCTTCTGATTAAGAATCACCAAAGGTACAACATCAATTTCAAAATCCCAACCTCTCCCCCACGTCATCTGGTCCTTCTTCAATTATTTCTAGTAGGAAACAAATAATGCATAAGCAATTAGGTATTTCGGGATTAGTATTAGACACATCTGTATAGAAAATAGGAATTTATAATTCTTGAAAAGACGTAAATGTCATGGATCATGACCAAAAGAAGCGAAATATTACAATGAGAAAGCCTTCATCGCAAAGAGTATCCATTTACTATATGTTAGAAATTTACTGTCATAAGATGATAAGTCGTTAATATATAGGGAAATTTCCGGAGTAGACCATagcagaaaataaaaatgaaatgagGCGATAGATTCTTCTACTAGACTTCTAGAATCTGACGAAAGTCTTcagctttttccttttttaattgAAATATGCAATGATAAAAAACAAGTCTATAACTTTAAATACAATTTGTTATCACATCTAAATCGGTGGCAAGCCAAGTTTTGATCTTATATAAGATTTCTGATCTCTTTCAATGACATGCGCGGCAGCTCTAAAATACGAATCAAGATATATAAGAAAGAAGAAATGTGAAGTGCTTCAGTGAGAAAAGAAAACTTGGTTGTCAGACTCGGGTTCTTTGCTCTTTGCTTTTAACTTTCGGAAGATACCACGTAGGGAAGAGTAGGACATAGTATCAATGTGATATTGACTGCTGACTTGAGAGTTGAGACTCATCGATACTCGAGGAACTGTGTAAACAACAACCACTATTTTGAGAGTTACCGCGTCGATGGAACTTTCCTAGCGGTAATGAAAGGAAAGCGAGGTCACCGGCTCTTTCAGAAGACTTTTATTAGCTAGTTTTAGTCTTTTAGAAGCGGACAAAGACTTAGACTTAAAAGAATAGATGGCgaagtttgttctcattcagtcATTCAAATGAAGACTGGGGATGAACCGATGAAGACTTAAAAAACTCTTATCGGTCATGTTCAGACAAT
This region includes:
- the LOC133722278 gene encoding uncharacterized protein LOC133722278 isoform X3: MDFMTPRKLTFDQVELESNNQSSSIKKVGSGVKKKMCTAGFNLNLSALKNKKWKSKKNKMALVPNVSSTPIKGNRYSIASIKVWNKGKIMYGRIERIIS
- the LOC133722278 gene encoding uncharacterized protein LOC133722278 isoform X2; translation: MDFMTPRKLTFDQVELESNNQSSSIKKVGSGVKKKMCTAGFNLNLSALKNKKWKSKKNKMALVPNVSSTPIKGNRYSIASIKEGITSLDLRLDPLDFISTIRIQGVPERGMRSFFKIRVLMNSVTDSLRFDLLLVS
- the LOC133722278 gene encoding uncharacterized protein LOC133722278 isoform X1; protein product: MDFMTPRKLTFDQVELESNNQSSSIKKVGSGVKKKMCTAGFNLNLSALKNKKWKSKKNKMALVPNVSSTPIKGNRYSIASIKGGMINIIEKDEVSELLFETSLNQQFTFEIWTCQIMLYHTCIKVVSNMYCTNTFSLHQITLGTRICHVMLYHTCIKHAS
- the LOC133721177 gene encoding cytochrome P450 93A2-like — encoded protein: MANFHEYLVLLLIWLVPFIFFRTIFTKSRTHHRLPPSPRALPIIGHLHLLGRIPHQALHKLSSRHGPLIQLYFGSKPCVVVSSPEMARECLKTHEMSFLNRPKMTNVDYLTYGSADFVMAPYGPYWKFMKKLCMSELLGGRILDQNLPIRHEEIERFLHFMVKKADKGEQVDVGGELVRLTNNIISRMTFNRRCSDDDEEAYEVREVLEEMCELAGRFNFSDMFWFCKNLDLQGYGKRLKDVRNRYDKMMGKIMEEHEESRRKRKNDPSKCDNPVNLLDILLDIYEDQSSEIKLTRENIKGFIMNMFGAGTDTSSVTIEWALSELINRPNVMAKAREEIDSIVGTNRLVKESDIVNLPYLQAIVKETLRLHPTGPMIARESTEHCTINGYDIPEKTRLFVNVWAINRDPKHWKDPLEFVPERFWKSTLDVRGQSFQFLPFGSGRRSCPGTSLALQVVHATLAAVIQCFDWKVEDGAAGIDGTVGMEEGPGISLPRAKSLVCVPSVRFSHFHQPDIALS